A part of Escherichia ruysiae genomic DNA contains:
- a CDS encoding site-specific integrase, which produces MSNLLTVHQNLPALPVDATSDEVRKNLMDMFRDRQAFSEHTWKMLLSVCRSWAAWCKLNNRKWFPAEPEDVRDYLLYLQARGLAVKTIQQHLGQLNMLHRRSGLPRPSDSNAVSLVMRRIRKENVDAGERAKQALAFERTDFDQVRSLMENSDRCQDIRNLAFLGIAYNTLLRIAEISRIRVKDISRTDGGRMLIHIGRTKTLVSTAGVEKALSLGVTKLVERWISVSGVADDPNNYLFCRVRKNGVAAPSSTSQLSTRALEGIFEATHRLIYGAKDDSGQRYLAWSGHSARVGAARDMARAGVSIPEIMQAGGWTNVNIVMNYIRNLDSETGAMVRLLEDGD; this is translated from the coding sequence ATGTCCAATTTACTGACCGTACACCAAAATTTGCCTGCATTACCGGTCGATGCAACGAGTGATGAGGTTCGCAAGAACCTGATGGACATGTTCAGGGATCGCCAGGCGTTTTCTGAGCATACCTGGAAAATGCTTCTGTCCGTTTGCCGGTCGTGGGCGGCATGGTGCAAGTTGAATAACCGGAAATGGTTTCCCGCAGAACCTGAAGATGTTCGCGATTACCTTCTATATCTTCAGGCGCGCGGTCTGGCAGTGAAAACTATCCAGCAACATTTGGGCCAGCTAAATATGCTTCATCGTCGGTCCGGGCTGCCACGACCAAGTGACAGCAATGCTGTTTCACTGGTCATGCGACGGATCCGAAAAGAAAACGTTGATGCCGGTGAGCGTGCAAAACAGGCGCTGGCGTTCGAACGCACTGATTTCGACCAGGTTCGTTCACTCATGGAAAATAGCGATCGCTGCCAGGATATACGTAATCTGGCATTTCTGGGGATTGCTTATAACACCCTGTTACGTATAGCTGAAATTTCCAGGATCAGGGTTAAAGATATCTCACGTACTGACGGTGGGAGAATGTTAATCCATATTGGCAGAACGAAAACGCTGGTTAGCACCGCAGGTGTAGAGAAGGCACTTAGCCTGGGGGTAACTAAACTGGTTGAGCGATGGATTTCTGTCTCTGGTGTAGCTGATGATCCGAATAACTACCTGTTTTGCCGCGTCAGAAAAAATGGTGTTGCCGCGCCATCATCCACCAGCCAGCTATCAACTCGCGCCCTGGAAGGGATTTTTGAAGCAACTCACCGATTGATTTACGGGGCAAAAGATGACTCTGGTCAGCGATACCTGGCCTGGTCTGGACATAGTGCCCGTGTCGGTGCCGCGCGAGATATGGCCCGCGCCGGAGTTTCAATACCGGAGATCATGCAAGCTGGTGGCTGGACCAACGTAAATATTGTCATGAACTACATTCGTAACCTGGATAGTGAAACGGGGGCAATGGTGCGCCTGCTGGAAGATGGCGATTAG
- a CDS encoding terminase has translation MARSCVTDPRWRELVALYRYDWIAAADVLFGKTPTWQQDEIIESTQQDGSWTSVTSGHGTGKSDMTSIIAILFIIFFPGARVILVANKRQQVLDGIFKYIKSNWATAVSRFPWLSKYFILTETSFFEITGKGVWTILIKSCRPGNEEALAGEHADHLLYIIDEASGVSDKAFSVITGALTGKDNRILLLSQPTRPSGYFYDSHHRLAIRPGNPDGLFTAITLNSEESPLVDAKFIRAKLAEYGGRDNPMYLIKVRGLFPKSQDGFLLGRDEVERATRRKVKIAKGWGWVACVDVAGGTGRDKSVINIMMVSGQRNKRRVINYRMLEYTDVTETQLAAKIFAECNPERFPNITIAIDGDGLGKATADLMYEHYGITVQRIRWGKKMHSREDKSLYYDKRAYANVQAAEAVKSGRMRLDKGNATIEEASKIPVGINSAGQWRVMTKEDMKKKFNLHSPDHWDTYCFAMLADYVPQDEVLSVEDEAQVDEALAWLNE, from the coding sequence ATGGCCAGAAGTTGCGTTACGGATCCACGCTGGCGGGAGCTGGTGGCTCTATATCGTTATGACTGGATTGCGGCCGCCGATGTTTTGTTCGGGAAGACGCCAACCTGGCAGCAGGATGAGATAATTGAGTCCACGCAACAGGATGGAAGCTGGACAAGTGTGACCTCTGGTCATGGTACTGGTAAGTCGGATATGACGAGTATCATTGCAATTCTCTTTATCATATTTTTCCCTGGTGCTCGCGTCATTCTGGTCGCAAACAAAAGACAGCAAGTGCTTGATGGTATTTTTAAATACATAAAGAGCAATTGGGCTACTGCGGTTAGCCGATTCCCCTGGTTGTCAAAGTATTTCATTCTTACAGAAACGTCTTTTTTTGAGATAACCGGCAAGGGTGTTTGGACAATACTGATAAAGTCCTGTCGCCCGGGAAATGAGGAGGCGTTGGCTGGTGAACACGCCGATCATCTCCTGTATATCATCGACGAAGCTTCGGGTGTTAGCGATAAAGCATTCAGTGTGATAACAGGGGCGCTGACTGGTAAGGATAACCGTATTCTTCTTCTTTCTCAGCCTACGCGACCTTCTGGATATTTCTACGATTCACACCACAGACTGGCGATTCGCCCAGGAAATCCTGATGGATTGTTTACTGCGATAACACTGAATAGTGAAGAGTCTCCGCTTGTAGACGCAAAATTTATACGAGCAAAACTTGCGGAGTATGGCGGGCGTGATAACCCTATGTACCTGATCAAGGTACGCGGCCTATTCCCTAAATCACAGGATGGCTTCCTTCTTGGTCGTGATGAGGTTGAGCGTGCGACGCGGCGCAAGGTCAAGATCGCCAAAGGATGGGGATGGGTTGCATGTGTTGACGTTGCTGGTGGCACAGGTCGGGATAAGTCCGTTATCAATATCATGATGGTTTCCGGACAGCGAAATAAACGCCGTGTAATTAACTATCGTATGCTGGAATACACAGACGTTACAGAAACGCAGCTTGCCGCAAAGATTTTCGCAGAATGTAACCCGGAACGATTCCCTAATATCACTATAGCTATTGACGGCGATGGCCTGGGGAAAGCAACGGCGGATCTGATGTACGAGCATTATGGAATTACCGTACAGCGTATACGCTGGGGTAAAAAGATGCATAGCCGTGAAGATAAAAGCCTGTACTACGATAAGCGTGCGTATGCGAACGTTCAAGCCGCAGAGGCCGTAAAATCTGGTCGTATGAGACTGGATAAGGGGAATGCAACCATTGAGGAGGCGTCGAAAATACCTGTAGGTATTAACTCCGCAGGTCAATGGAGGGTGATGACTAAGGAAGACATGAAGAAAAAGTTCAACCTGCACTCACCAGACCATTGGGATACGTATTGTTTCGCTATGCTGGCGGATTATGTTCCCCAGGATGAGGTGCTTAGCGTCGAAGACGAAGCACAGGTTGATGAAGCTCTGGCATGGCTTAATGAATAG
- a CDS encoding terminase, with amino-acid sequence MTWDDHKKNFARLARDGGYTIAQYAAEFNLNPNTARRYLRAFKEDTRTADSRKPNKPVRKPLKSMIIDHANDQRAGDHIVAEIVEKQRVNAVVSAAVENAKRQNKRIKDRSDDHDVITRAHRTLRDRLERDTLDDDGERFEFEAGDYLIDNVEARKAARAMLRRSGADVLETTLLEKSLSHLLMLENARDTCIRLVQEMRDQQKDDDEGTPPEYRIASMLNSCSAQISSLINTIYSIRNNYRKESREAEKHALSMGQAGIVKLAYERKRENNWSVLEAAEFIEAHGGKVPPLMLEQIKADLRAPKANADDEESQTASGAPSLEDLDKIARERAANRRADAALWIEQRREEIADIVDTGGYGDVDTEGVSNDPWLEQDLDEDEEEDEEVTRKLYGDND; translated from the coding sequence GTGACCTGGGACGATCACAAGAAGAATTTTGCTCGCCTGGCGCGAGATGGTGGTTACACCATCGCACAGTATGCCGCCGAGTTTAATCTCAACCCAAACACCGCACGTCGTTATCTCCGTGCCTTCAAAGAAGACACCAGAACAGCGGACAGCCGCAAGCCAAATAAACCGGTCAGGAAGCCACTGAAAAGCATGATCATTGATCACGCTAATGATCAACGTGCTGGTGATCATATTGTGGCTGAAATTGTGGAAAAACAGAGGGTTAATGCTGTTGTCAGTGCCGCTGTCGAGAATGCGAAACGCCAAAATAAGCGCATAAAGGATCGTTCGGATGATCATGATGTGATCACCCGCGCCCACCGGACTTTACGTGATCGCCTGGAGCGCGACACCCTTGATGATGATGGGGAACGCTTTGAATTCGAAGCAGGCGATTACCTGATAGATAACGTTGAAGCGCGGAAGGCAGCGCGCGCAATGTTGCGTCGTTCCGGGGCTGACGTTCTGGAAACCACTCTTCTGGAAAAGTCACTCTCTCATCTCCTTATGCTGGAAAACGCCAGGGATACGTGTATTCGCCTGGTGCAGGAAATGCGCGATCAGCAAAAAGACGATGATGAAGGGACTCCGCCTGAATACCGTATCGCGAGCATGCTAAACAGCTGTTCCGCGCAGATAAGCAGCCTGATCAACACCATTTACAGCATCCGGAATAACTATCGAAAGGAAAGCCGGGAGGCGGAAAAGCACGCTTTGTCTATGGGGCAGGCAGGCATTGTTAAGCTGGCATACGAACGAAAGCGCGAAAACAACTGGTCAGTGCTGGAAGCAGCCGAATTCATCGAGGCGCATGGTGGGAAAGTACCACCCCTGATGCTGGAGCAAATCAAAGCCGATCTGCGCGCTCCTAAAGCTAATGCAGATGACGAGGAAAGCCAAACAGCATCAGGCGCACCATCGCTTGAAGATCTGGATAAAATCGCGCGAGAACGGGCCGCTAACCGTCGCGCTGATGCTGCATTGTGGATTGAACAACGTAGGGAAGAAATCGCCGATATCGTTGATACAGGCGGTTATGGCGATGTTGATACTGAAGGCGTATCAAACGATCCATGGCTGGAACAAGACCTTGACGAAGACGAGGAGGAAGACGAAGAGGTTACCCGCAAGCTATACGGGGATAATGATTAA
- a CDS encoding Late promoter-activating protein, translating into MEINHSRITSYEIADYMIRTKSFLSAKELAAILEKEYPHLDVDKRDVYLRLKAIAVSKYSSVLIDDSTRPRRFQIHSLNPEFFRRSRAPRRFDEKLQNELYMTQDEKERREHQPWVMARQLFNKVARQHRQFGNAASARI; encoded by the coding sequence ATGGAAATAAACCACTCACGAATAACATCGTATGAGATCGCGGATTACATGATCCGCACTAAGTCTTTTCTATCAGCGAAAGAACTCGCAGCAATCCTTGAAAAGGAATACCCGCATCTTGATGTCGATAAGCGCGATGTCTATCTGCGCTTAAAGGCTATTGCAGTGTCTAAATATTCGTCTGTTCTGATTGATGACAGTACGCGCCCGCGTAGATTTCAGATCCACTCTCTGAACCCTGAATTCTTTCGCCGTAGCCGTGCCCCGCGCCGGTTTGATGAAAAACTCCAGAATGAACTCTATATGACGCAGGACGAAAAGGAACGCCGAGAACACCAGCCTTGGGTAATGGCACGTCAACTTTTCAATAAGGTTGCCCGTCAGCACCGTCAGTTCGGTAATGCCGCTTCAGCACGTATCTGA
- a CDS encoding DUF968 domain-containing protein produces the protein MKAVITPFVQKELGLATFKVDQEVRKLVEAGRKFIMEPVPRELIEHMEDGLVVTEQSMATNEALQPFFNSDELFRRLGGIDALVAWLRRKEGQCQAADRSWCDNHIVHAERDNSAVLLCWHHDNHYRMRGFNELTETLHNNRVNWILDVARQEMGLSDGHDLSIQELCWWAFMRNMMHLMPEEVCRISINKMKAAPQDSGPLKEADIRPYDDRATAYVQMMEERAAPMRAKVCPVDVDPDPGMAHFKIPKLQSLKLPEYMDFVASRPCCACGAAGDGAHITPYIVRHSRLCAHDIYAIPLCQSCQRDIERDRDDWESKHGRLAMHQRLFFDYALGVGAITSHSSIVR, from the coding sequence GTGAAAGCCGTAATTACTCCCTTTGTTCAGAAAGAGCTTGGCCTCGCCACGTTCAAAGTGGATCAGGAGGTCAGAAAGCTGGTGGAGGCTGGCCGTAAATTTATTATGGAGCCGGTGCCGCGCGAGTTAATCGAGCACATGGAAGATGGCCTCGTTGTTACCGAGCAATCCATGGCAACAAACGAAGCATTGCAGCCGTTTTTTAACAGCGATGAACTGTTTCGTCGTCTTGGTGGAATTGACGCGCTGGTGGCGTGGTTGCGTAGGAAAGAGGGGCAATGCCAGGCCGCAGATCGTAGTTGGTGTGACAACCATATTGTCCACGCTGAACGAGACAATAGCGCGGTGTTGTTGTGCTGGCATCACGATAACCATTACCGGATGCGTGGTTTTAATGAGCTGACAGAAACGCTGCATAATAATCGCGTTAACTGGATACTGGATGTAGCCCGTCAGGAAATGGGCCTTTCAGATGGGCATGATTTAAGTATTCAGGAGCTGTGCTGGTGGGCTTTCATGCGCAACATGATGCACCTGATGCCGGAAGAAGTCTGCCGCATATCAATAAATAAGATGAAGGCTGCACCGCAGGATAGCGGACCTCTGAAAGAGGCGGATATTCGCCCGTATGACGATCGAGCTACAGCATATGTTCAGATGATGGAAGAACGCGCCGCGCCGATGCGTGCAAAAGTATGTCCTGTGGATGTTGACCCCGATCCAGGTATGGCGCATTTCAAAATACCAAAACTGCAATCGCTAAAATTGCCCGAATACATGGACTTTGTTGCTTCTCGTCCATGTTGTGCTTGTGGAGCTGCGGGGGATGGTGCTCACATTACGCCCTATATCGTTCGTCATAGTCGATTATGCGCGCATGACATTTACGCGATTCCGCTATGTCAGTCATGCCAGCGTGATATTGAGCGTGACCGCGATGATTGGGAGAGTAAGCACGGCAGGCTGGCGATGCATCAACGATTGTTCTTTGATTACGCGCTCGGAGTAGGCGCTATCACAAGTCACTCGTCAATCGTTAGATAA
- a CDS encoding type II toxin-antitoxin system death-on-curing family toxin translates to MRHISPEELIALHDANINRYGGLPGMSDPGRAEAIIGRVQARVAYEEITDLFEVSATYLVATARGHIFNDANKRTALNSALLFLRRNGVQVFDSPELADLTVGAATGEISVSSVADTLRRLYGSAE, encoded by the coding sequence ATGAGGCATATATCACCGGAAGAACTTATTGCGCTTCATGATGCGAATATAAACCGCTACGGCGGCCTGCCGGGAATGTCAGATCCGGGTAGGGCAGAGGCCATTATCGGGAGAGTTCAGGCCAGAGTTGCCTACGAAGAGATCACCGACCTTTTCGAAGTCTCCGCCACCTACCTGGTGGCTACTGCGAGAGGGCATATATTCAATGATGCCAATAAGCGTACCGCGCTAAACAGTGCGCTGCTATTTCTACGCCGTAACGGGGTGCAGGTATTTGATTCACCTGAACTGGCAGACCTTACTGTAGGCGCTGCGACTGGCGAGATATCTGTATCTTCTGTCGCCGACACGTTACGTAGATTGTATGGTTCTGCGGAGTAG
- a CDS encoding type II toxin-antitoxin system Phd/YefM family antitoxin: MQSINFRTARGNLSEVLNNVEAGEEVEITRRGREPAVIVSKATFEAYKKAALDAEFASLFDTLDSTNKELVNR, from the coding sequence ATGCAATCCATTAACTTCCGTACCGCGCGCGGCAACCTTTCTGAAGTGCTCAACAATGTTGAAGCCGGGGAAGAGGTTGAAATCACCCGCAGAGGCCGTGAGCCAGCAGTAATTGTCAGCAAGGCTACTTTCGAAGCCTACAAAAAAGCGGCGCTGGATGCTGAATTTGCATCCCTGTTTGACACCCTGGACTCCACCAACAAGGAACTGGTTAACCGATAA
- a CDS encoding HumD family translesion DNA polymerase, producing the protein MGFPSPAADYAESRISLDQQLIRHPSATYFMRAADSHHREGILQGALLVVDSSLTPVDGSLLICAMEGEYRIKRYRKYPRQHLEDLSTGKKEALPVDDDGCTGSNAVFGVITHVINDARSGEFDDCPVI; encoded by the coding sequence ATGGGCTTCCCTTCTCCTGCGGCGGATTATGCAGAGAGCCGCATTTCTCTTGATCAGCAACTAATCAGACATCCTTCCGCGACCTACTTCATGCGGGCGGCAGACAGCCATCACCGTGAGGGAATATTGCAAGGTGCTTTGCTGGTGGTTGATTCCTCACTTACTCCGGTTGATGGTTCACTGCTTATATGCGCTATGGAGGGTGAATATCGCATAAAGAGATACAGGAAGTATCCGCGCCAGCACCTGGAGGATTTAAGCACCGGGAAGAAAGAGGCGTTACCAGTAGATGACGATGGATGCACGGGCAGTAATGCTGTTTTTGGTGTGATCACTCATGTCATCAATGATGCCCGAAGTGGGGAGTTTGATGATTGTCCGGTTATTTAA
- a CDS encoding DNA polymerase III subunit theta, translated as MSDRNIADKSQEERDKVNVDLAASGVAYKERLNIPVIAEQVAREQPENLRAYFMERLRHYRQLSLQLPKGSDPVYQNEDAPKK; from the coding sequence ATGTCAGATCGAAATATAGCAGATAAAAGCCAGGAAGAGCGAGACAAGGTGAACGTAGACCTTGCCGCCAGCGGCGTTGCTTACAAAGAACGGCTGAATATACCTGTGATTGCAGAGCAGGTGGCCCGTGAGCAACCGGAAAACCTGCGCGCCTATTTCATGGAACGGCTACGGCACTACCGGCAGTTAAGCCTCCAGTTGCCAAAAGGGAGCGATCCGGTGTATCAGAACGAGGATGCACCAAAAAAATAA